In Paenibacillus sp. FSL M7-0420, a single genomic region encodes these proteins:
- the msrAB gene encoding bifunctional peptide-methionine (S)-S-oxide reductase MsrA/peptide-methionine (R)-S-oxide reductase MsrB: MKKIWKWMGYMLVIGGLLSILAACGAKPDTASGTTDSPAAMNKGKPAPVFALNDLKGDPMKLEDLKGKNVYVKYWASWCSICLAGLEELNTLAGQEKDFQVVSIVTPGYKGEKSAKEFTEWFNKQPYDNLTVLLDEDGTWAKDFQVRAYPSSFYIDEEGLLVKSLPGHASNEQIKDTFAGMSSASAAAPVPAVKTATIADKDLRDLYLAGGCFWGVEAYMSRIQGVQDVTSGYANGKGENPSYEDVIRGDRGFAETVHVKYDPKQVTLKQLLEAYFKVVDPTSLNKQGNDRGVQYRTGIYYSSPEDAAIIQQAVAQEQTKYDQKIVTEVLPLENYYLAEEYHQDYLEKNPNGYCHIDLSILDEQEPVIDPAQYPRPSDAELKERLTSDQYAVAVNNDTERAFSNEYWDNYEAGLYVDIATGQPLFSSKDKYDSGCGWPSFTKPITPEVVTYDTDTSFGMERTEVRSQSGDIHLGHVFDDGPADRGGKRYCINSASIRFIPLDQMEAEHYGYLLGLVE; this comes from the coding sequence ATGAAAAAGATATGGAAGTGGATGGGATATATGCTGGTGATTGGCGGCCTGCTGTCAATCCTGGCTGCATGCGGTGCGAAGCCCGATACAGCATCCGGTACGACGGACTCCCCGGCAGCCATGAACAAGGGGAAGCCAGCACCCGTATTCGCATTAAATGATCTGAAGGGCGACCCTATGAAGCTGGAGGATCTGAAAGGCAAGAACGTGTATGTGAAATACTGGGCCTCCTGGTGCTCCATCTGTCTTGCCGGTCTGGAGGAACTGAATACGCTGGCCGGACAGGAGAAGGATTTCCAGGTGGTATCGATTGTAACTCCCGGCTACAAAGGCGAGAAATCCGCCAAGGAGTTCACGGAATGGTTCAACAAGCAGCCGTATGACAATCTGACCGTGCTGCTCGATGAAGATGGGACATGGGCCAAGGATTTTCAGGTACGGGCATATCCCAGCTCTTTTTATATCGATGAAGAAGGGTTGCTGGTGAAGTCCCTCCCGGGTCATGCCTCCAACGAGCAGATTAAGGACACCTTCGCGGGAATGAGCTCCGCCTCAGCGGCCGCTCCGGTTCCAGCGGTCAAGACCGCAACTATAGCTGACAAGGATCTGCGTGACTTGTATCTGGCGGGCGGCTGCTTCTGGGGCGTTGAGGCGTACATGTCCCGCATTCAGGGAGTTCAGGACGTCACCTCAGGCTATGCCAACGGGAAAGGCGAGAATCCTTCTTACGAGGATGTCATTCGCGGGGATCGGGGGTTCGCGGAGACGGTGCATGTGAAGTATGATCCGAAGCAGGTCACCCTGAAGCAGCTCCTGGAGGCTTACTTCAAGGTCGTTGACCCGACCAGCCTGAACAAGCAAGGCAATGACCGGGGTGTTCAATACCGGACGGGAATCTACTATTCCTCCCCGGAGGATGCAGCTATCATTCAGCAGGCCGTAGCGCAGGAGCAGACCAAGTATGACCAGAAGATCGTAACGGAAGTCCTTCCTCTGGAGAACTACTATCTGGCGGAGGAATACCATCAGGATTATCTGGAGAAGAATCCGAACGGATACTGCCACATCGACTTAAGCATCCTGGATGAGCAAGAGCCGGTTATCGATCCGGCCCAGTACCCGCGCCCTTCCGACGCAGAACTGAAGGAGCGGTTAACCTCCGACCAATATGCCGTAGCCGTCAATAATGACACCGAGCGTGCCTTCAGCAACGAATACTGGGATAACTACGAGGCCGGACTGTATGTCGATATCGCCACCGGCCAGCCACTGTTCTCCAGCAAGGATAAATACGACTCCGGTTGCGGATGGCCCAGCTTCACGAAGCCCATTACCCCGGAGGTGGTAACCTACGACACGGATACCAGCTTCGGCATGGAACGCACCGAGGTCCGCAGCCAATCCGGTGACATTCATCTAGGCCATGTCTTCGACGACGGTCCCGCTGACCGTGGCGGCAAGCGCTACTGCATCAACAGCGCCTCCATCCGCTTCATCCCTCTGGACCAGATGGAAGCGGAGCATTACGGGTATTTGCTCGGGCTGGTGGAGTAG
- a CDS encoding cytochrome c biogenesis CcdA family protein — protein MAGDFVFLFGVFGAGVLSFFAPCILPLLPVYVSYLSGSLAGNVNQGGVDTGSLRFRSVFMLRTLIFVLGLSVVFITLGFGSGILGNVISSSRFIAVCGAIVILFGIYQTGLIKISWLEREKKLSSPRAARGGYIGAFLLGLTFSFGWTPCIGPVLAGILSIAAGEGSPAYGGFLMLLYTLGLAIPFLVLSVFSEVLVQRIRRLYRFMGGIKIASGCMLIAMGLLLMTDQLNTIVSWIQ, from the coding sequence ATGGCTGGTGATTTTGTATTCCTGTTCGGCGTCTTCGGCGCAGGGGTATTATCGTTTTTTGCACCCTGTATTCTGCCGCTGCTTCCGGTCTATGTCTCGTATCTGTCCGGAAGCCTGGCGGGCAATGTAAATCAGGGCGGAGTGGACACAGGCTCCTTGCGGTTCCGTTCGGTATTCATGCTGCGGACCCTAATCTTCGTGCTTGGACTGTCTGTGGTCTTCATCACCTTGGGCTTCGGCTCCGGCATTCTTGGCAATGTCATTTCAAGCTCCAGATTCATTGCCGTCTGCGGAGCGATTGTCATCTTATTCGGAATCTACCAGACCGGACTGATCAAGATCTCCTGGCTGGAACGGGAAAAAAAGCTGTCCAGTCCCCGCGCTGCACGCGGCGGCTATATCGGGGCCTTCCTGCTCGGCCTGACGTTCAGCTTCGGGTGGACGCCGTGCATCGGCCCGGTACTCGCGGGTATTCTCAGTATCGCTGCCGGGGAAGGCTCCCCTGCTTACGGAGGATTCCTGATGCTGCTGTATACGCTGGGTCTGGCGATTCCTTTTCTCGTACTATCCGTCTTCTCGGAGGTTCTGGTGCAGCGGATTCGCCGCTTGTACCGGTTCATGGGAGGGATCAAGATCGCCTCCGGCTGTATGCTGATCGCCATGGGGCTGCTGCTAATGACAGACCAGCTGAATACGATTGTGAGCTGGATTCAATAA
- a CDS encoding sensor histidine kinase, whose translation MKLRTYLLLSSLTGIGVLLVCLFVSYSRMLLTIDQLYYLSGITAGIGVFSFIVQHLLTRPVEKSIARITEQTVRIAEGDFHTEVPTIGPHEFKLLARQFNEMSSKLKESFDHLHQSESARRELIANVSHDLRTPLASIQSFVEALEDDVIKDEETFQRYLNTIRLETKRLAGLIQDLFELSSLEASGGTFDPQPCHADELLISTLESFSFHLAEKRLKVEIELPDKLPAALMMPTQIKRVLSNLVQNAIQHSPEEGHIVLSAAEEGHFLRIAVNDEGQGIEAEETARIFERFYRIDKSRSKNSGGAGLGLAIAQSIVELHGGKIGVESTKGSGSCFWFTVPIYTSR comes from the coding sequence ATGAAGCTGCGTACCTATCTGCTATTGTCCAGTCTCACGGGGATCGGCGTATTGCTAGTCTGTCTATTCGTCAGTTATTCCCGGATGCTGCTGACCATCGATCAGCTATATTATCTGTCCGGCATCACCGCCGGGATCGGCGTGTTCTCCTTCATCGTTCAGCATCTGCTGACGCGGCCGGTGGAGAAGTCCATTGCCCGGATTACGGAGCAGACGGTACGGATTGCCGAGGGGGATTTCCACACCGAAGTCCCCACGATCGGCCCGCACGAGTTCAAGCTTCTGGCCCGGCAATTCAATGAGATGAGCAGTAAGTTAAAAGAGAGCTTCGACCATCTCCACCAGTCCGAGTCCGCCCGGCGGGAGCTGATCGCGAATGTCTCCCACGATCTGCGGACCCCTCTTGCCTCCATTCAATCATTCGTGGAAGCGCTGGAGGATGATGTGATCAAGGACGAAGAGACCTTCCAGCGGTATCTGAATACGATCCGGCTGGAGACGAAGCGGCTGGCCGGGCTGATCCAGGACCTCTTTGAGCTATCCAGTCTGGAGGCCAGCGGCGGAACCTTCGACCCGCAGCCCTGCCATGCAGATGAGCTGTTGATCAGCACGCTGGAGAGCTTCTCCTTCCATCTGGCGGAGAAGCGGCTGAAGGTCGAGATTGAGCTGCCGGATAAGCTGCCCGCGGCCCTGATGATGCCCACGCAGATCAAGCGGGTACTGTCCAATCTTGTGCAGAATGCCATTCAACATTCTCCTGAAGAAGGCCATATCGTGCTGTCTGCCGCCGAGGAAGGCCACTTCCTGCGGATCGCTGTGAACGATGAGGGTCAGGGAATTGAAGCAGAGGAGACCGCACGGATCTTCGAACGGTTCTACCGGATAGATAAATCGCGAAGTAAGAATAGCGGAGGCGCCGGACTGGGCCTTGCCATCGCCCAATCCATTGTGGAGCTGCATGGCGGCAAGATTGGTGTAGAGAGCACTAAGGGTTCAGGAAGCTGCTTCTGGTTCACAGTTCCAATCTACACTAGCCGGTAA
- a CDS encoding response regulator transcription factor → MNERVLVADDDPNITDVCRRYLEREGYLVTTAKDGLEALELWRSQSPSLIVLDLMMPHKNGWEVCSEIRQTEDLPIIMLTARGEEQDRLMGLTMGADDYLTKPFSPRELVLRVQAILRRMRYVQVSPVTAAEHTIKYEGLTIDVGKRTVEISGQAIELTVTEFEMLYLLASHPGQVFSRTQMLSKIWDFSYEGDTTTVTVHIRRLREKIEQTPSDPKYIKTVWGIGYKFAGDGI, encoded by the coding sequence ATGAATGAACGAGTGCTGGTCGCGGATGATGATCCGAATATTACCGATGTCTGCCGCAGGTATCTGGAACGGGAGGGGTATCTGGTCACCACCGCCAAGGACGGCTTGGAAGCACTAGAGCTATGGCGCAGCCAGTCTCCAAGCCTGATTGTGCTCGACCTCATGATGCCGCATAAGAATGGCTGGGAGGTGTGCAGTGAGATCCGGCAGACCGAAGATCTCCCGATCATCATGCTGACGGCGCGCGGCGAGGAGCAGGACCGGCTGATGGGGCTGACGATGGGAGCGGATGATTATCTGACCAAGCCCTTCAGTCCAAGGGAGCTCGTCCTGCGGGTGCAGGCGATTCTGCGCAGAATGAGATATGTCCAGGTATCGCCGGTTACCGCCGCTGAGCACACGATCAAATACGAAGGACTGACCATCGATGTCGGGAAGCGTACCGTGGAGATCAGCGGGCAGGCGATTGAATTGACGGTGACCGAATTCGAAATGCTCTATCTGCTGGCGAGCCATCCGGGGCAGGTATTCTCCCGGACGCAGATGCTGAGCAAGATCTGGGACTTCAGCTATGAAGGAGATACGACTACCGTTACCGTGCATATCCGAAGATTACGCGAGAAGATCGAACAGACGCCCTCCGACCCGAAATACATCAAGACGGTCTGGGGAATCGGCTATAAGTTTGCAGGTGATGGCATCTGA
- a CDS encoding stalk domain-containing protein translates to MGNSKAGKPFMMGAVLVLSLAVSGIAGAAAGIKTMKKDGMELMNLRQAAMMYGYSIEWNSKDRSVSLMYMDKMMDDNKMMDDGKMMDDSKMMDDDKMMDDIMKPMGKMIKVMIGSKKMMVDGKTVNLSMAPALYDGSTYVADTVVTMYMKPAKAMK, encoded by the coding sequence ATGGGTAACAGCAAAGCAGGCAAACCGTTCATGATGGGGGCAGTATTGGTACTCTCTCTGGCGGTGTCCGGCATCGCCGGCGCGGCAGCAGGCATCAAGACGATGAAGAAAGACGGCATGGAGCTGATGAACCTACGACAGGCCGCCATGATGTACGGCTACAGCATTGAATGGAACAGCAAGGACCGCTCCGTATCGCTGATGTACATGGACAAGATGATGGACGATAACAAGATGATGGACGATGGCAAGATGATGGACGACAGCAAGATGATGGATGACGACAAGATGATGGATGACATCATGAAACCGATGGGCAAGATGATCAAGGTTATGATCGGGTCGAAAAAAATGATGGTCGACGGTAAAACGGTCAATCTGAGCATGGCTCCGGCCCTGTATGACGGCAGCACTTATGTGGCGGATACGGTAGTGACCATGTACATGAAGCCTGCCAAGGCCATGAAATAA